Proteins from a genomic interval of Actinoalloteichus hymeniacidonis:
- the rdgB gene encoding RdgB/HAM1 family non-canonical purine NTP pyrophosphatase — protein sequence MAAQTVRLLVASRNEKKLAELRRILAAEGVAGIEVVGLGDVPEYPEVPETGATFEENALIKARAGAQASGLPTVADDSGLAVEALNGMPGVLSARWSGGHGDDQANLDLVLAQLADLPSERRGAAFVAVAALALPGDGPDSEYVVRGEWPGRIARAPRGENGFGYDPIFLPAGESRTSAELSPQEKDAASHRGRALRALLPRLRTLVG from the coding sequence ATGGCGGCCCAGACGGTGCGGCTGCTCGTCGCCTCTCGCAACGAGAAGAAGCTGGCCGAGCTGCGGCGCATCCTGGCGGCCGAGGGCGTGGCGGGCATCGAGGTCGTCGGCCTCGGCGACGTCCCCGAGTACCCCGAGGTGCCCGAGACCGGCGCGACCTTCGAGGAGAACGCGCTGATCAAAGCGCGGGCGGGCGCGCAGGCCAGCGGTCTGCCCACCGTGGCCGACGACTCCGGGCTGGCGGTGGAGGCTCTGAACGGGATGCCGGGTGTGCTCTCCGCCCGGTGGAGCGGCGGCCACGGCGACGATCAGGCCAACCTCGACCTCGTCCTCGCCCAGCTCGCCGACCTGCCCTCGGAACGGCGAGGGGCCGCCTTCGTCGCCGTGGCGGCGCTGGCGCTGCCCGGTGACGGCCCCGACTCGGAGTACGTCGTGCGCGGCGAGTGGCCGGGTCGCATCGCCAGGGCGCCCCGGGGCGAGAACGGCTTCGGCTACGACCCGATCTTCCTTCCTGCAGGCGAGTCCCGGACCTCCGCCGAGCTGAGCCCGCAGGAGAAGGACGCCGCCTCGCACCGGGGCCGGGCGCTGCGGGCGCTGCTGCCCCGGCTGCGGACGCTGGTCGGCTGA
- the rph gene encoding ribonuclease PH — translation MVRADGRENNALRDVRFTRGFQEWPAGSVLVEFGRTKVLCAASVQAGVPRWRAGSGLGWVTAEYAMLPSATHTRSGRESVKGRVGGRTHEISRLIGRSLRACVDLSALGENTIALDCDVIQADGGTRTAAISGAYIALADAVTWLGAGGLLADPKPLSCAVAAISVGVVDGQVRLDLPYEEDSRAEVDMNVVATDAGTLIEVQGTGEGGTFARSTLDAMLDVALEGCSTLNKLQAEALAAPYPGELPPKVK, via the coding sequence GTGGTACGTGCAGACGGTCGTGAGAACAACGCCCTCAGAGATGTCCGATTCACCCGAGGCTTCCAGGAGTGGCCAGCCGGATCGGTGTTGGTCGAGTTCGGCCGCACCAAGGTCCTGTGCGCGGCCAGCGTCCAGGCCGGTGTGCCCAGGTGGCGAGCGGGCTCCGGGCTCGGCTGGGTGACGGCCGAGTACGCCATGCTCCCGTCGGCCACCCACACCCGGTCGGGTCGCGAGTCGGTGAAGGGCCGGGTCGGCGGTCGGACCCACGAGATCAGCAGGTTGATCGGCCGTTCGCTGCGGGCCTGCGTCGATCTCTCCGCGCTCGGCGAGAACACCATCGCCCTGGACTGCGACGTCATCCAGGCCGACGGCGGCACCAGGACCGCCGCGATCAGCGGCGCCTACATCGCACTGGCCGACGCGGTGACCTGGCTGGGCGCGGGCGGACTGCTCGCCGACCCGAAGCCGTTGTCCTGCGCGGTGGCCGCGATCAGCGTCGGCGTGGTCGACGGGCAGGTGCGCCTCGACCTGCCCTACGAGGAGGACTCCCGCGCCGAGGTCGACATGAACGTGGTCGCCACCGACGCGGGCACCCTGATCGAGGTGCAGGGCACCGGCGAGGGCGGCACCTTCGCCCGCAGCACGCTCGACGCGATGCTCGACGTGGCCCTCGAAGGGTGCAGCACCCTGAACAAGCTGCAGGCCGAGGCGCTCGCCGCGCCCTACCCGGGCGAACTCCCGCCGAAGGTGAAGTGA
- a CDS encoding magnesium transporter CorA family protein: protein MAEFTLFQDGARVTEQLSASDLVARLADSNTRNWLDLPAPDAQLIDRIGQALGLHELAIEDAGPERQRPKLDRYETHLFLTVHRVVLDEQFDLLLTELSIFVTPHAVVTVHKDLGLDPTTVARRWQAVDSDRGLSYLLYALLDAIVDTHFDAAQDLEDELEELEDLLFAEPAQLHAVQRRSLRLRKNLLRLNRVAAPMREVMLGLMHRDIGVITEREMPYFQDVYDHVLRVTEWVEGMRELASGVRETQLALQGNRLNVVMKKVTSWAAIIAVPTAITGYFGQNLPYPGYDTQAGLIASYIALVGTSVGLFLLFRRRGWL, encoded by the coding sequence ATGGCGGAGTTCACCCTGTTCCAGGACGGCGCGCGGGTGACCGAACAGCTCTCCGCGAGTGACCTCGTCGCCCGGCTCGCCGACTCGAACACCCGGAACTGGCTGGACCTGCCCGCCCCCGACGCCCAGCTGATCGACCGCATCGGCCAGGCACTGGGGCTGCACGAACTCGCGATCGAGGACGCCGGGCCGGAGCGACAGCGGCCGAAGCTGGACCGCTACGAGACGCATCTGTTCCTCACCGTGCATCGGGTGGTGCTCGACGAGCAGTTCGACCTGCTGCTCACCGAGCTGTCGATCTTCGTGACGCCGCATGCGGTGGTGACCGTGCACAAGGACCTCGGCCTGGACCCGACGACCGTGGCCAGACGTTGGCAGGCCGTGGACTCCGACCGAGGTCTGTCCTATCTGCTGTATGCGCTGCTGGACGCCATCGTGGACACCCATTTCGACGCCGCGCAGGACCTCGAGGACGAACTGGAGGAACTCGAGGACCTGCTGTTCGCCGAGCCCGCCCAACTACACGCCGTGCAACGCCGATCGCTGCGACTGCGCAAGAACCTGCTGCGGTTGAACCGGGTGGCCGCACCGATGCGCGAGGTGATGCTGGGGCTCATGCACCGCGACATCGGCGTGATCACCGAACGGGAGATGCCCTATTTCCAGGATGTCTACGACCACGTCCTGCGGGTGACCGAATGGGTCGAGGGCATGCGTGAACTGGCCTCTGGCGTGCGCGAGACGCAGCTGGCGCTACAGGGCAACCGGCTCAACGTGGTGATGAAGAAGGTCACGAGTTGGGCGGCGATCATCGCCGTCCCCACCGCGATCACCGGCTATTTCGGGCAGAACCTCCCCTACCCCGGCTACGACACCCAGGCCGGCCTGATCGCCTCCTACATCGCGCTGGTGGGCACGTCGGTCGGCCTGTTCCTGCTGTTCCGCCGTCGCGGCTGGCTCTGA
- a CDS encoding MBL fold metallo-hydrolase gives MLLTILGCSGSAPGPGAAASGYLIEAAGASIVVDLGNGTLAALQGHRDPFTLDALLLSHLHPDHCADVSALTVLRRYHPRPPYDTRARRLPVHAPQEAADRLGAAYAPSAAERAETDLSDVLDFQPLRPGPRRIGPFEVTVFPVTHPCEAYGFRIRYEDRVLAYTGDTGPCPELDELAAGADLLLAEATWPDHPNPTPDLHLSGKQAGELAKSAGAQRLLVTHVASWFDVDEVVGEAAEAFAGPTLRAVAGHRHEV, from the coding sequence GTGTTGTTGACCATTCTCGGCTGCTCCGGCAGCGCACCCGGACCAGGCGCCGCCGCCTCCGGCTACCTGATCGAGGCGGCGGGGGCGAGCATCGTCGTCGATCTCGGCAACGGAACCCTCGCCGCGCTACAGGGCCATCGGGATCCGTTTACGCTCGATGCCCTACTGCTCTCGCACCTGCACCCCGATCACTGCGCCGATGTCAGTGCGTTGACGGTGTTGCGTCGTTACCACCCCCGGCCGCCCTACGACACGCGAGCGCGGCGGCTACCGGTGCACGCGCCGCAGGAGGCGGCCGACCGGCTCGGGGCGGCCTATGCGCCCTCGGCCGCCGAACGCGCGGAGACCGACCTCTCCGATGTGCTGGATTTCCAGCCCCTGCGGCCGGGACCGCGTCGAATCGGTCCCTTCGAGGTCACCGTGTTCCCGGTGACCCATCCCTGCGAGGCCTACGGCTTCCGCATCCGATACGAGGACCGGGTGCTGGCCTATACCGGCGACACCGGCCCGTGCCCGGAACTCGACGAGCTGGCGGCCGGGGCCGATCTGCTGCTCGCGGAGGCCACCTGGCCGGATCACCCGAACCCGACCCCCGACCTGCATCTCTCCGGGAAACAGGCGGGTGAGCTGGCCAAGTCGGCCGGTGCCCAGCGGTTGTTGGTCACCCATGTCGCGAGCTGGTTCGACGTCGACGAGGTGGTGGGCGAGGCAGCCGAGGCCTTCGCCGGTCCGACGCTGCGGGCCGTCGCGGGGCACCGCCATGAGGTCTGA
- the murI gene encoding glutamate racemase, whose amino-acid sequence MPDRDAPIGVFDSGVGGLTVARAIADQLPGERLRYVGDTANSPYGPLRIDEVREHALAVADRLVDDGVKILVIACNTASAACLRDARERYPVPVVEVVLPAVRRAVATTRTGRIGVIGTAATIRSGAYPDAFAAARDVTVHGVACPRFVDFVERGITSGRQVLGLAQGYLEPLQAADVDTVVLGCTHYPLLTGVIQIAMGPHVTLVSSAEETAKDVVRVLTEQDLFREAAPDEPPDREFAATGDPASFQRLAQRFLGSHFA is encoded by the coding sequence ATGCCGGACCGCGACGCACCCATCGGCGTCTTCGACTCGGGCGTGGGCGGCCTCACCGTCGCCCGCGCCATCGCCGACCAGCTGCCCGGCGAGCGGCTGCGTTATGTCGGGGACACCGCGAACAGCCCGTACGGGCCGTTGCGGATCGACGAGGTGCGCGAGCACGCCCTGGCCGTCGCGGACCGTCTGGTCGACGACGGGGTGAAGATCCTGGTCATCGCCTGCAACACCGCCTCGGCGGCCTGCCTGCGCGATGCCAGGGAGCGGTATCCCGTCCCGGTGGTCGAGGTGGTGCTGCCCGCCGTGCGCCGTGCGGTCGCCACCACCAGGACCGGACGGATCGGCGTGATCGGCACGGCGGCCACCATCCGATCCGGCGCCTACCCCGATGCCTTCGCCGCCGCCCGCGACGTCACGGTGCACGGGGTGGCCTGCCCGCGATTCGTCGACTTCGTCGAACGCGGCATCACCTCGGGCAGGCAGGTGCTCGGACTGGCCCAGGGCTACCTCGAACCGCTGCAGGCGGCCGACGTCGACACCGTGGTGCTCGGCTGCACGCACTACCCGCTGCTGACCGGCGTCATCCAGATCGCGATGGGACCGCACGTCACACTGGTCTCCAGCGCGGAGGAGACCGCCAAGGACGTGGTGCGGGTCCTCACCGAGCAGGACCTCTTCCGGGAGGCCGCTCCCGACGAACCCCCGGACCGCGAGTTCGCCGCGACCGGCGACCCGGCCTCGTTTCAGCGGTTGGCCCAGCGGTTCCTCGGCTCGCATTTCGCGTGA
- a CDS encoding rhomboid family intramembrane serine protease, producing the protein MDPVAHVKPSRPPAKRVLPPQPKQAAIVMASFTALLWVVHVVNILMTTPLSPAGLNVHGIRPWDPSGLMGVLWAPLLHGSWSHIMGNSLVFLLFGFLAMSGGLGQWFAVTSVIWLVAGLGVWVTGGPGSVHIGASSVVFGWLAFLLIRGVFSRSLPQIGVSLVLGFFYGGILWGVLPGQPGISWQGHLFGAIGGLLAAWLVAKSITRPQPSSPSLTPGLS; encoded by the coding sequence GTGGATCCCGTTGCTCATGTCAAGCCGTCGCGCCCGCCTGCCAAGCGGGTCCTGCCGCCGCAGCCGAAGCAGGCTGCGATCGTCATGGCGAGTTTCACCGCGCTGCTGTGGGTAGTGCATGTGGTCAACATCCTGATGACCACCCCGCTCTCGCCCGCCGGACTCAATGTCCACGGCATCCGGCCTTGGGACCCATCGGGTCTGATGGGCGTGTTGTGGGCGCCGTTGCTCCACGGCAGCTGGTCCCACATCATGGGTAATTCCTTGGTGTTCCTGTTGTTCGGATTTCTGGCCATGTCGGGTGGCCTCGGCCAATGGTTCGCCGTGACCTCGGTCATCTGGCTGGTGGCGGGGCTGGGTGTGTGGGTCACCGGCGGGCCCGGGTCCGTGCACATCGGTGCCTCCAGCGTGGTGTTCGGTTGGTTGGCCTTCCTGTTGATCCGAGGGGTGTTCAGCCGCAGCCTGCCGCAGATCGGGGTGTCGCTGGTCCTGGGCTTCTTCTACGGCGGAATCCTCTGGGGCGTGCTGCCCGGCCAGCCCGGTATCTCCTGGCAGGGCCACCTCTTCGGTGCGATCGGTGGCCTGTTGGCGGCCTGGCTGGTGGCGAAGTCCATCACCCGACCACAGCCCAGCAGCCCGTCGTTGACCCCCGGTTTGAGCTGA
- a CDS encoding SMP-30/gluconolactonase/LRE family protein, translating to MHTETNCEVAVAEAADVGACPTWDITAESLLWVDTPNARVHRYQPITGDDATMDLPQRVGAARPRVRGGLVANLREGIALIDSDDTRRWLVFWGRPDAEPGTAAVDPAGRLWAGSHMNTDTPPSDDATGVSGRGWLASVEQDGAVTTPVRQAAEITGMAWSPDQRSMYLIERGTGRIDVVDVERDSGSFTGRRTLCEVTDVAGEPSGLCTDADGCLWVAIRGGAAIHRYTPEGVLDQRFALPAAQPTGACFGGFGFTDLYITTARTGGDAGSALAQDGSLLVIPDVGTGLPDTLFLG from the coding sequence GTGCACACAGAGACGAACTGCGAGGTGGCCGTAGCCGAGGCCGCCGACGTGGGCGCCTGTCCGACCTGGGATATCACGGCCGAATCGCTGCTCTGGGTCGATACTCCGAATGCCCGCGTGCACCGGTATCAGCCGATCACCGGGGACGACGCCACGATGGATCTCCCACAGCGGGTCGGCGCGGCCCGCCCCCGGGTTCGCGGGGGGCTGGTGGCCAACCTGCGCGAGGGCATCGCGCTGATCGACTCCGATGACACCCGGCGGTGGCTGGTCTTCTGGGGTCGTCCCGATGCCGAGCCGGGCACCGCCGCGGTGGATCCGGCGGGCCGGTTGTGGGCAGGTAGTCATATGAACACCGACACCCCACCATCGGACGACGCGACCGGGGTGTCCGGTCGGGGTTGGCTGGCCTCGGTGGAACAGGACGGGGCGGTGACGACCCCGGTGCGCCAGGCGGCGGAGATCACCGGGATGGCATGGAGCCCCGATCAGCGCTCGATGTATCTCATCGAGCGGGGCACCGGACGGATCGATGTCGTCGATGTCGAGCGGGACAGCGGTTCCTTCACCGGTCGCCGCACCCTGTGCGAGGTGACCGACGTCGCAGGCGAGCCCAGCGGGCTGTGCACCGATGCGGACGGCTGTCTCTGGGTGGCGATCCGGGGCGGCGCGGCGATCCACCGCTACACCCCCGAGGGCGTGTTGGATCAGCGATTCGCGCTGCCCGCCGCCCAGCCCACCGGGGCGTGCTTCGGCGGCTTCGGCTTCACCGACCTCTACATCACCACCGCACGGACCGGCGGCGACGCCGGGTCGGCGTTAGCACAGGACGGCTCGCTGCTGGTGATCCCCGACGTGGGCACCGGACTGCCGGACACCCTGTTCCTCGGCTGA
- a CDS encoding PLP-dependent cysteine synthase family protein: protein MARYDSLLDALGDTPLVGLPNLSPAPSVRLWAKLEDRNPTGSIKDRPALAMIEAAERDGRLRPGDTVLEPTSGNTGIALAMAASLKGYRLICVLPENTSVERRQLLKAYGAEIIFSAAAGGSNQAVATARKLAEEHPDWVMLYQYGNPANVDAHYRGTGPEILRDLPEVTHFVAGLGTTGTLVGVGRYLREHKPDIQVIAAEPRYGELVYGLRNLDEGFVPELYDPDVLTGRYSVGSFDALRRTRELLSAEGIFAGISTGAVLHAALGVAEKAAGAGHSADVVFVVADAGWKYLSTGVYSGEIEDAAERLDTQLWA from the coding sequence ATGGCTCGCTACGACTCCCTGCTCGATGCACTCGGCGACACCCCGCTGGTCGGATTGCCGAACCTGTCACCGGCGCCATCGGTCCGCCTCTGGGCGAAGTTGGAAGACCGTAATCCGACCGGCTCGATCAAGGATCGCCCCGCGCTGGCGATGATCGAGGCGGCGGAACGCGACGGCAGGCTTCGCCCCGGCGACACCGTGTTGGAACCCACCTCCGGCAACACCGGTATCGCGCTGGCGATGGCGGCGAGCCTCAAGGGCTACCGGTTGATCTGCGTGCTGCCGGAGAACACCTCGGTGGAACGCAGGCAGCTGTTGAAGGCCTACGGCGCGGAGATCATCTTCTCGGCCGCTGCCGGCGGGTCCAACCAGGCGGTGGCCACCGCGAGGAAGCTGGCCGAGGAGCACCCGGACTGGGTGATGCTCTACCAGTACGGCAACCCGGCCAACGTCGACGCGCACTACCGGGGGACCGGACCGGAGATCCTGCGGGACCTGCCGGAGGTGACGCACTTCGTGGCGGGCCTGGGAACCACCGGCACCCTCGTCGGAGTCGGTCGGTACCTGCGGGAGCACAAGCCCGACATCCAGGTCATCGCCGCCGAGCCGCGCTACGGCGAGCTGGTCTACGGACTGCGCAATCTCGACGAGGGCTTCGTGCCCGAGCTGTACGACCCCGACGTCCTGACCGGCCGCTACTCCGTCGGCTCCTTCGACGCGCTGCGTCGGACCAGGGAACTGCTCTCCGCCGAGGGCATCTTCGCGGGGATCTCCACGGGCGCGGTCCTGCACGCGGCACTCGGTGTGGCGGAGAAGGCCGCCGGGGCCGGGCACAGTGCCGACGTGGTGTTCGTGGTGGCCGACGCGGGCTGGAAGTACCTCTCGACCGGCGTGTACTCCGGCGAGATCGAGGACGCCGCCGAGCGGCTCGACACGCAGCTCTGGGCCTGA
- a CDS encoding MoaD/ThiS family protein: MAVTVSIPTILRTHTSGEKSVPASGSTLQEVIDDLDGRYSGLKGRLVKDGVLHRFINVYVNDEDVRFSGGLGAALKDGDNVTILPAVAGGMR, from the coding sequence ATGGCAGTAACCGTGTCCATCCCGACCATCCTGCGCACCCACACCTCGGGCGAGAAGTCGGTCCCCGCCTCGGGCAGCACCCTGCAGGAGGTCATCGACGACCTGGACGGTCGCTACTCGGGCCTCAAGGGCCGCCTGGTCAAGGACGGTGTGTTGCACCGCTTCATCAACGTCTACGTCAACGACGAGGACGTCCGGTTCTCCGGTGGGCTCGGTGCGGCCCTCAAGGACGGCGACAACGTCACGATCCTGCCCGCGGTCGCGGGTGGAATGCGCTGA
- a CDS encoding Mov34/MPN/PAD-1 family protein, which translates to MLVIRRDLVDAVVAHARRDHPDEACGVIAGPEHSDRPERLIEMTNIERSPTFYRFDSKEQLRVWREMDEADEAPVVVYHSHTATEAYPSRTDVSYAGEPNAHYVLVSTRHPEEHEFRSFRIVDGQITEEPVEVVESYMFSHTGADDVPDCR; encoded by the coding sequence GTGCTGGTGATCCGACGCGACCTGGTGGACGCGGTGGTCGCACATGCTCGACGGGATCACCCCGACGAGGCATGTGGCGTCATCGCGGGCCCCGAGCACTCGGACCGGCCGGAACGTCTCATCGAGATGACCAACATCGAGCGGTCGCCCACCTTCTACCGATTCGACTCCAAGGAACAGCTGCGGGTCTGGCGGGAGATGGACGAGGCCGACGAGGCTCCCGTTGTCGTGTATCACTCCCACACGGCCACCGAGGCGTATCCGTCGCGTACCGACGTGTCCTATGCGGGCGAGCCCAATGCCCATTACGTACTGGTGTCGACCCGGCATCCCGAGGAGCACGAGTTCCGCTCCTTCCGGATCGTCGATGGTCAGATCACCGAAGAACCGGTCGAGGTAGTCGAGTCCTACATGTTCTCGCACACCGGCGCCGACGACGTTCCCGACTGTCGCTGA
- a CDS encoding P1 family peptidase has translation MAADRPTGAQDAITDVEGLLVGQYGRDTEGWATGCSVVLAVDGAVGGVDVRGGGPGTRETDLLAPGAMVPQVQGICLSGGSAFGLAAADGVMRWLAERGHGFPVSAEPGRVVPIVPSAVLFDLDIGDWDSRPDAEFGYRACELAAADRPLEGSVGSGTGARAGRLKGGVGTASTVLPDGTTLGALVAVNPVGEVIDPATGLPWAGPAELAALGLQSPSPQDVASAPEATERGIGPLNTVIGVVATDADLTKTEANRLAAVAHDGIARAVRPAHSMFDGDTIFGLATGRRSLAEPARRMVALDGLVQAGAEVFARAVVRGVLAATSLAGVRSYRDRYPSALR, from the coding sequence ATGGCAGCCGACCGGCCCACCGGAGCGCAGGACGCGATCACCGACGTCGAGGGGTTGCTGGTCGGCCAGTACGGCCGGGACACCGAGGGTTGGGCCACCGGCTGCTCGGTGGTGCTGGCTGTTGACGGCGCAGTCGGCGGCGTCGACGTCCGAGGCGGCGGCCCCGGCACCAGGGAGACCGACCTGCTCGCGCCGGGCGCGATGGTCCCCCAGGTGCAGGGCATCTGCCTGTCCGGTGGCAGCGCCTTCGGGCTGGCCGCCGCCGATGGCGTGATGCGGTGGTTGGCCGAGCGCGGGCACGGCTTCCCGGTGTCCGCAGAGCCGGGGCGGGTGGTGCCCATCGTGCCCTCGGCGGTGCTCTTCGACCTCGACATCGGCGACTGGGATTCCCGGCCGGACGCCGAATTCGGTTATCGCGCCTGCGAACTCGCCGCCGCCGACCGCCCGCTGGAGGGATCGGTGGGTTCCGGGACCGGCGCGCGGGCAGGCAGGCTCAAGGGCGGCGTCGGCACGGCCAGCACGGTGTTGCCCGACGGCACGACGCTCGGCGCTCTCGTGGCCGTCAACCCGGTGGGCGAGGTCATCGATCCCGCCACCGGCCTGCCCTGGGCGGGCCCGGCCGAGCTGGCCGCTCTCGGCCTTCAGTCGCCCAGCCCGCAGGACGTGGCGTCGGCTCCGGAAGCGACCGAGCGGGGCATCGGCCCGCTGAACACCGTCATCGGGGTGGTCGCCACCGACGCGGATCTGACCAAGACGGAGGCCAATCGACTGGCCGCCGTGGCGCACGACGGCATCGCCAGGGCGGTGCGTCCCGCACACTCGATGTTCGACGGCGACACGATATTCGGCCTGGCCACCGGGCGGCGGTCCCTCGCCGAGCCCGCCCGGCGGATGGTGGCGCTCGATGGCCTGGTCCAGGCAGGCGCCGAGGTGTTCGCCAGGGCGGTGGTTCGTGGAGTGCTGGCCGCGACGAGCCTCGCCGGTGTCCGCAGCTACCGAGACCGGTACCCGTCCGCGCTGCGGTGA
- a CDS encoding DUF2017 domain-containing protein, whose amino-acid sequence MNGWWRRGDAIVAEFSQQEAAILRGLVGQLREMLTARADEAPQDELAELTGIRTGHTTAPDERVLRRLLPDFHRPPEGEELSAADADSAAALRSLHEPEVVDLKTGVAGVVLATCPPDGGKIRLNDEQASAWLAALNDVRLALGTVLEVTDDMPEELPEDDPRQPHLSVYHWLTVVQDTLVHGLTI is encoded by the coding sequence GTGAACGGTTGGTGGCGTCGAGGAGACGCGATCGTCGCCGAGTTCTCCCAGCAGGAGGCGGCCATCCTGCGCGGCTTGGTCGGACAGCTGCGCGAGATGCTGACGGCGCGGGCGGACGAGGCCCCGCAGGACGAGCTGGCCGAACTCACCGGCATCCGCACCGGGCACACCACCGCCCCCGACGAGCGGGTACTGCGCAGACTGCTGCCCGACTTCCACCGCCCGCCGGAGGGTGAGGAGCTCTCGGCGGCCGATGCGGACTCCGCCGCCGCGCTGCGCTCGCTGCACGAGCCCGAGGTGGTCGACCTCAAGACCGGGGTGGCGGGCGTGGTCCTGGCGACCTGCCCACCCGACGGCGGGAAGATCCGGCTGAACGACGAACAGGCGTCGGCCTGGCTGGCCGCGTTGAACGACGTGCGCCTCGCCCTGGGCACGGTGCTCGAGGTCACCGACGACATGCCGGAGGAACTGCCGGAGGACGACCCGAGGCAGCCGCACCTGAGCGTGTACCACTGGCTGACGGTCGTGCAGGACACCCTCGTCCACGGCCTGACCATCTGA
- the clpS gene encoding ATP-dependent Clp protease adapter ClpS, translated as MSTPVELEQTQVDPSAESLGAEDKPWMTIVWNDPVNLMSYVTYVFQKLFGYNRDKATKLMLDVHQKGRAVVSSGSKEKVEGDVAKLHAAGLWATMQRDS; from the coding sequence ATGAGCACGCCCGTCGAACTGGAACAGACCCAGGTCGACCCGAGCGCCGAGTCGCTCGGCGCGGAGGACAAGCCCTGGATGACGATCGTCTGGAACGATCCGGTCAATCTCATGTCGTATGTGACCTACGTCTTTCAGAAGCTTTTCGGTTACAACCGCGACAAGGCCACCAAGCTGATGCTCGACGTCCATCAGAAGGGTCGAGCGGTGGTCTCCTCCGGGTCTAAAGAGAAGGTCGAGGGTGACGTGGCGAAACTGCACGCCGCAGGCCTCTGGGCCACGATGCAGCGCGACTCGTGA